A DNA window from Brassica napus cultivar Da-Ae chromosome C1, Da-Ae, whole genome shotgun sequence contains the following coding sequences:
- the LOC106377124 gene encoding CSC1-like protein At4g15430 isoform X2 encodes MASINDIGVAAAINIVTAIAFLLAFAILRIQPVNDRVYFPKWYLKGLRSSSIQTGGFGSKFINLDFRSYVRFLNWMPEALKMPEPELVHHAGLDSVVYLRIYLLGLKIFFPIACVAFTAMVPVNWTNKGLDRLKHTNISYSDIDKLSLSNIPNGSGRFWVHLCMAYAITFWTCFMLKREYQNIALMRLQFLANDERRPNQFTVLVRNIPTDPHESICELVEHFFKVNHPDHYLTYQAVHDSTKLSELVQKRKQMQNLLDYNINKHMRTQSKRPIIKMGFLGCCGEQVDGIKYYTSMVESLTREISEEKQRLRTGTKSIVPAAFVSFKSRWGAAVCAQTEQSRDPTEWLTEWAAEPRDIYYDNLALPYVDLKIRRIIVAIAYFFLTFFFMIPIAFVQSLANIEGIEKAFPFLKPLIEVKFFKSIIQGFLPGIALKIFLMFLPRILMQMSKFEGFVSTSSLERRAASRFYMFQFINVFLGSIVTGTAFQQLNRFLNQSANDIPKTIGVSIPMKATFFITYIMVDGWAGVAGEILRLKPLIIYHLKNSFLVRTENDREEATDAGTIGFNTGEPQIQLYFLLGLVYAAVSPILLPFIILFFALAYVVYRHQVINVYNQNYESAGKFWPDVHRRVVTALIVSQLLLTGLLSTKQASKSTPFLLVLPVLTIGFHMHCKCRYQPAFVRYSLQEAMIKDTLERTREPNLNLKAFFRNAYAHPEFRVGEDLELEMAVEKPDKTPELVATKRGSWRNTPLPSSKHSCPYSP; translated from the exons ATGGCTTCAATAAACGATATTGGAGTAGCAGCAGCAATCAACATAGTCACAGCAATTGCGTTCTTGCTAGCTTTTGCAATACTCAGGATTCAACCAGTAAACGACAGAGTCTATTTCCCTAAATGGTATCTCAAGGGCCTAAGAAGTAGCTCTATACAAACCGGTGGCTTTGGAAGCAAGTTTATCAACTTGGACTTTAGGTCATATGTTCGATTCCTCAACTGGATGCCTGAAGCACTTAAAATGCCAGAACCTGAGCTTGTCCATCACGCAGGACTAGATTCTGTTGTCTACTTGAGGATCTACTTACTTgg GCTAAAGATCTTTTTCCCCATAGCTTGTGTTGCTTTTACAGCAATGGTCCCTGTTAACTGGACAAATAAGGGACTGGATCGGTTAAAACACACTAATATAAGTTACAGTGATATCGATAAACTTTCTTTATCGAATATACCAAATGGATCAGGCAG ATTTTGGGTGCATTTGTGTATGGCTTATGCCATCACCTTCTGGACATGCTTTATGCTGAAAAGAGAGTACCAGAATATAGCTTTGATGAGGCTACAGTTTCTTGCTAATGACGAAAGAAGACCTAACCAGTTTACT GTTCTTGTGAGAAACATTCCTACAGACCCTCATGAATCAATCTGTGAACTTGTTGAACATTTCTTCAAGGTCAACCATCCTGATCACTACCTCACTTACCAG GCAGTCCACGACTCAACAAAACTCTCAGAGTTGGTTCAGAAGAGGAAACAAATGCAGAATCTGCTCGATTACAATATCAACAAACACATGAGAACCCAATCTAAAAGGCCAATAATAAAG ATGGGGTTTCTTGGCTGTTGCGGTGAACAAGTTGATGGAATCAAGTACTACACGTCCATGGTGGAGAGTCTAACGAGAGAA ATAAGTGAGGAGAAGCAGAGGTTAAGGACAGGGACAAAGTCTATAGTCCCTGCAGCTTTTGTATCTTTCAAGAGCCGTTGGGGAGCAGCGGTTTGTGCTCAAACTGAACAGTCAAGAGACCCAACAGAGTGGCTAACCGAATGGGCTGCAGAGCCACGTGACATCTACTATGACAATCTGGCATTGCCATACGTCGACCTTAAGATAAGAAGGATCATAGTGGCAATCGCATACTTCTTCCtcaccttcttcttcatgaTCCCGATAGCATTTGTACAGTCACTCGCCAACATCGAAGGCATAGAGAAGGCTTTTCCCTTCTTGAAGCCCCTTATAGAAGT GAAATTTTTCAAGTCCATCATCCAAGGCTTCCTTCCAGGGATTGCATTGAAGATATTCCTCATGTTCCTCCCAAGAATATTGATGCAAATGTCGAAATTCGAAGGTTTTGTCAGCACATCTTCATTAGAAAGAAGAGCAGCTAGTAGATTCTACATGTTTCAGTTCATCAATGTTTTCTTAGGAAGCATAGTCACCGGGACTGCGTTTCAACAGCTCAACCGCTTCCTCAACCAGTCTGCAAACGA tattCCGAAGACAATAGGCGTCTCGATTCCAATGAAAGCGACCTTCTTCATAACATACATAATGGTGGATGGATGGGCAGGTGTTGCTGGAGAGATACTGAGGTTGAAGCCGCTAATAATCTATCATCTAAAGAACTCTTTCCTCGTGAGAACCGAGAATGATAGGGAAGAAGCAACTGATGCTGGAACCATAGGATTCAACACTGGTGAACCTCAAATACAACTCTACTTCCTTCTTGGTCTTGTTTACGCAGCAGTTAGCCCCATCCTTCTTCCTTTTATCATCCTCTTCTTCGCCCTGGCTTATGTAGTGTACCGTCATCAA GTTATAAATGTGTATAACCAAAATTATGAGAGCGCAGGGAAGTTCTGGCCTGACGTTCACAGGCGTGTCGTGACCGCACTGATAGTTTCTCAGCTGCTCTTGACGGGTCTTCTAAGTACCAAACAAGCTTCTAAGTCAACTCCTTTTCTTCTTGTGCTTCCGGTGTTGACCATTGGGTTCCACATGCACTGCAAATGCCGTTACCAACCTGCTTTTGTCAGATACTCTTTACAg GAAGCCATGATCAAAGATACACTGGAACGCACACGTGAGCCAAACCTTAACCTCAAGGCTTTCTTTAGAAATGCGTATGCCCACCCGGAGTTTAGGGTGGGAGAAGACCTAGAGCTAGAGATGGCCGTGGAGAAGCCTGATAAGACACCGGAGCTAGTTGCCACTAAGCGTGGCTCATGGAGGAACACTCCTTTGCCTAGCAGCAAACATAGCTGCCCTTATTCACCTTGA
- the LOC106377124 gene encoding CSC1-like protein At4g15430 isoform X3, with the protein MASINDIGVAAAINIVTAIAFLLAFAILRIQPVNDRVYFPKWYLKGLRSSSIQTGGFGSKFINLDFRSYVRFLNWMPEALKMPEPELVHHAGLDSVVYLRIYLLGLKIFFPIACVAFTAMVPVNWTNKGLDRLKHTNISYSDIDKLSLSNIPNGSGSRFWVHLCMAYAITFWTCFMLKREYQNIALMRLQFLANDERRPNQFTVLVRNIPTDPHESICELVEHFFKVNHPDHYLTYQAVHDSTKLSELVQKRKQMQNLLDYNINKHMRTQSKRPIIKMGFLGCCGEQVDGIKYYTSMVESLTREISEEKQRLRTGTKSIVPAAFVSFKSRWGAAVCAQTEQSRDPTEWLTEWAAEPRDIYYDNLALPYVDLKIRRIIVAIAYFFLTFFFMIPIAFVQSLANIEGIEKAFPFLKPLIEVKFFKSIIQGFLPGIALKIFLMFLPRILMQMSKFEGFVSTSSLERRAASRFYMFQFINVFLGSIVTGTAFQQLNRFLNQSANDIPKTIGVSIPMKATFFITYIMVDGWAGVAGEILRLKPLIIYHLKNSFLVRTENDREEATDAGTIGFNTGEPQIQLYFLLGLVYAAVSPILLPFIILFFALAYVINVYNQNYESAGKFWPDVHRRVVTALIVSQLLLTGLLSTKQASKSTPFLLVLPVLTIGFHMHCKCRYQPAFVRYSLQEAMIKDTLERTREPNLNLKAFFRNAYAHPEFRVGEDLELEMAVEKPDKTPELVATKRGSWRNTPLPSSKHSCPYSP; encoded by the exons ATGGCTTCAATAAACGATATTGGAGTAGCAGCAGCAATCAACATAGTCACAGCAATTGCGTTCTTGCTAGCTTTTGCAATACTCAGGATTCAACCAGTAAACGACAGAGTCTATTTCCCTAAATGGTATCTCAAGGGCCTAAGAAGTAGCTCTATACAAACCGGTGGCTTTGGAAGCAAGTTTATCAACTTGGACTTTAGGTCATATGTTCGATTCCTCAACTGGATGCCTGAAGCACTTAAAATGCCAGAACCTGAGCTTGTCCATCACGCAGGACTAGATTCTGTTGTCTACTTGAGGATCTACTTACTTgg GCTAAAGATCTTTTTCCCCATAGCTTGTGTTGCTTTTACAGCAATGGTCCCTGTTAACTGGACAAATAAGGGACTGGATCGGTTAAAACACACTAATATAAGTTACAGTGATATCGATAAACTTTCTTTATCGAATATACCAAATGGATCAGGCAG TAGATTTTGGGTGCATTTGTGTATGGCTTATGCCATCACCTTCTGGACATGCTTTATGCTGAAAAGAGAGTACCAGAATATAGCTTTGATGAGGCTACAGTTTCTTGCTAATGACGAAAGAAGACCTAACCAGTTTACT GTTCTTGTGAGAAACATTCCTACAGACCCTCATGAATCAATCTGTGAACTTGTTGAACATTTCTTCAAGGTCAACCATCCTGATCACTACCTCACTTACCAG GCAGTCCACGACTCAACAAAACTCTCAGAGTTGGTTCAGAAGAGGAAACAAATGCAGAATCTGCTCGATTACAATATCAACAAACACATGAGAACCCAATCTAAAAGGCCAATAATAAAG ATGGGGTTTCTTGGCTGTTGCGGTGAACAAGTTGATGGAATCAAGTACTACACGTCCATGGTGGAGAGTCTAACGAGAGAA ATAAGTGAGGAGAAGCAGAGGTTAAGGACAGGGACAAAGTCTATAGTCCCTGCAGCTTTTGTATCTTTCAAGAGCCGTTGGGGAGCAGCGGTTTGTGCTCAAACTGAACAGTCAAGAGACCCAACAGAGTGGCTAACCGAATGGGCTGCAGAGCCACGTGACATCTACTATGACAATCTGGCATTGCCATACGTCGACCTTAAGATAAGAAGGATCATAGTGGCAATCGCATACTTCTTCCtcaccttcttcttcatgaTCCCGATAGCATTTGTACAGTCACTCGCCAACATCGAAGGCATAGAGAAGGCTTTTCCCTTCTTGAAGCCCCTTATAGAAGT GAAATTTTTCAAGTCCATCATCCAAGGCTTCCTTCCAGGGATTGCATTGAAGATATTCCTCATGTTCCTCCCAAGAATATTGATGCAAATGTCGAAATTCGAAGGTTTTGTCAGCACATCTTCATTAGAAAGAAGAGCAGCTAGTAGATTCTACATGTTTCAGTTCATCAATGTTTTCTTAGGAAGCATAGTCACCGGGACTGCGTTTCAACAGCTCAACCGCTTCCTCAACCAGTCTGCAAACGA tattCCGAAGACAATAGGCGTCTCGATTCCAATGAAAGCGACCTTCTTCATAACATACATAATGGTGGATGGATGGGCAGGTGTTGCTGGAGAGATACTGAGGTTGAAGCCGCTAATAATCTATCATCTAAAGAACTCTTTCCTCGTGAGAACCGAGAATGATAGGGAAGAAGCAACTGATGCTGGAACCATAGGATTCAACACTGGTGAACCTCAAATACAACTCTACTTCCTTCTTGGTCTTGTTTACGCAGCAGTTAGCCCCATCCTTCTTCCTTTTATCATCCTCTTCTTCGCCCTGGCTTAT GTTATAAATGTGTATAACCAAAATTATGAGAGCGCAGGGAAGTTCTGGCCTGACGTTCACAGGCGTGTCGTGACCGCACTGATAGTTTCTCAGCTGCTCTTGACGGGTCTTCTAAGTACCAAACAAGCTTCTAAGTCAACTCCTTTTCTTCTTGTGCTTCCGGTGTTGACCATTGGGTTCCACATGCACTGCAAATGCCGTTACCAACCTGCTTTTGTCAGATACTCTTTACAg GAAGCCATGATCAAAGATACACTGGAACGCACACGTGAGCCAAACCTTAACCTCAAGGCTTTCTTTAGAAATGCGTATGCCCACCCGGAGTTTAGGGTGGGAGAAGACCTAGAGCTAGAGATGGCCGTGGAGAAGCCTGATAAGACACCGGAGCTAGTTGCCACTAAGCGTGGCTCATGGAGGAACACTCCTTTGCCTAGCAGCAAACATAGCTGCCCTTATTCACCTTGA
- the LOC106377124 gene encoding CSC1-like protein At4g15430 isoform X1, which translates to MASINDIGVAAAINIVTAIAFLLAFAILRIQPVNDRVYFPKWYLKGLRSSSIQTGGFGSKFINLDFRSYVRFLNWMPEALKMPEPELVHHAGLDSVVYLRIYLLGLKIFFPIACVAFTAMVPVNWTNKGLDRLKHTNISYSDIDKLSLSNIPNGSGSRFWVHLCMAYAITFWTCFMLKREYQNIALMRLQFLANDERRPNQFTVLVRNIPTDPHESICELVEHFFKVNHPDHYLTYQAVHDSTKLSELVQKRKQMQNLLDYNINKHMRTQSKRPIIKMGFLGCCGEQVDGIKYYTSMVESLTREISEEKQRLRTGTKSIVPAAFVSFKSRWGAAVCAQTEQSRDPTEWLTEWAAEPRDIYYDNLALPYVDLKIRRIIVAIAYFFLTFFFMIPIAFVQSLANIEGIEKAFPFLKPLIEVKFFKSIIQGFLPGIALKIFLMFLPRILMQMSKFEGFVSTSSLERRAASRFYMFQFINVFLGSIVTGTAFQQLNRFLNQSANDIPKTIGVSIPMKATFFITYIMVDGWAGVAGEILRLKPLIIYHLKNSFLVRTENDREEATDAGTIGFNTGEPQIQLYFLLGLVYAAVSPILLPFIILFFALAYVVYRHQVINVYNQNYESAGKFWPDVHRRVVTALIVSQLLLTGLLSTKQASKSTPFLLVLPVLTIGFHMHCKCRYQPAFVRYSLQEAMIKDTLERTREPNLNLKAFFRNAYAHPEFRVGEDLELEMAVEKPDKTPELVATKRGSWRNTPLPSSKHSCPYSP; encoded by the exons ATGGCTTCAATAAACGATATTGGAGTAGCAGCAGCAATCAACATAGTCACAGCAATTGCGTTCTTGCTAGCTTTTGCAATACTCAGGATTCAACCAGTAAACGACAGAGTCTATTTCCCTAAATGGTATCTCAAGGGCCTAAGAAGTAGCTCTATACAAACCGGTGGCTTTGGAAGCAAGTTTATCAACTTGGACTTTAGGTCATATGTTCGATTCCTCAACTGGATGCCTGAAGCACTTAAAATGCCAGAACCTGAGCTTGTCCATCACGCAGGACTAGATTCTGTTGTCTACTTGAGGATCTACTTACTTgg GCTAAAGATCTTTTTCCCCATAGCTTGTGTTGCTTTTACAGCAATGGTCCCTGTTAACTGGACAAATAAGGGACTGGATCGGTTAAAACACACTAATATAAGTTACAGTGATATCGATAAACTTTCTTTATCGAATATACCAAATGGATCAGGCAG TAGATTTTGGGTGCATTTGTGTATGGCTTATGCCATCACCTTCTGGACATGCTTTATGCTGAAAAGAGAGTACCAGAATATAGCTTTGATGAGGCTACAGTTTCTTGCTAATGACGAAAGAAGACCTAACCAGTTTACT GTTCTTGTGAGAAACATTCCTACAGACCCTCATGAATCAATCTGTGAACTTGTTGAACATTTCTTCAAGGTCAACCATCCTGATCACTACCTCACTTACCAG GCAGTCCACGACTCAACAAAACTCTCAGAGTTGGTTCAGAAGAGGAAACAAATGCAGAATCTGCTCGATTACAATATCAACAAACACATGAGAACCCAATCTAAAAGGCCAATAATAAAG ATGGGGTTTCTTGGCTGTTGCGGTGAACAAGTTGATGGAATCAAGTACTACACGTCCATGGTGGAGAGTCTAACGAGAGAA ATAAGTGAGGAGAAGCAGAGGTTAAGGACAGGGACAAAGTCTATAGTCCCTGCAGCTTTTGTATCTTTCAAGAGCCGTTGGGGAGCAGCGGTTTGTGCTCAAACTGAACAGTCAAGAGACCCAACAGAGTGGCTAACCGAATGGGCTGCAGAGCCACGTGACATCTACTATGACAATCTGGCATTGCCATACGTCGACCTTAAGATAAGAAGGATCATAGTGGCAATCGCATACTTCTTCCtcaccttcttcttcatgaTCCCGATAGCATTTGTACAGTCACTCGCCAACATCGAAGGCATAGAGAAGGCTTTTCCCTTCTTGAAGCCCCTTATAGAAGT GAAATTTTTCAAGTCCATCATCCAAGGCTTCCTTCCAGGGATTGCATTGAAGATATTCCTCATGTTCCTCCCAAGAATATTGATGCAAATGTCGAAATTCGAAGGTTTTGTCAGCACATCTTCATTAGAAAGAAGAGCAGCTAGTAGATTCTACATGTTTCAGTTCATCAATGTTTTCTTAGGAAGCATAGTCACCGGGACTGCGTTTCAACAGCTCAACCGCTTCCTCAACCAGTCTGCAAACGA tattCCGAAGACAATAGGCGTCTCGATTCCAATGAAAGCGACCTTCTTCATAACATACATAATGGTGGATGGATGGGCAGGTGTTGCTGGAGAGATACTGAGGTTGAAGCCGCTAATAATCTATCATCTAAAGAACTCTTTCCTCGTGAGAACCGAGAATGATAGGGAAGAAGCAACTGATGCTGGAACCATAGGATTCAACACTGGTGAACCTCAAATACAACTCTACTTCCTTCTTGGTCTTGTTTACGCAGCAGTTAGCCCCATCCTTCTTCCTTTTATCATCCTCTTCTTCGCCCTGGCTTATGTAGTGTACCGTCATCAA GTTATAAATGTGTATAACCAAAATTATGAGAGCGCAGGGAAGTTCTGGCCTGACGTTCACAGGCGTGTCGTGACCGCACTGATAGTTTCTCAGCTGCTCTTGACGGGTCTTCTAAGTACCAAACAAGCTTCTAAGTCAACTCCTTTTCTTCTTGTGCTTCCGGTGTTGACCATTGGGTTCCACATGCACTGCAAATGCCGTTACCAACCTGCTTTTGTCAGATACTCTTTACAg GAAGCCATGATCAAAGATACACTGGAACGCACACGTGAGCCAAACCTTAACCTCAAGGCTTTCTTTAGAAATGCGTATGCCCACCCGGAGTTTAGGGTGGGAGAAGACCTAGAGCTAGAGATGGCCGTGGAGAAGCCTGATAAGACACCGGAGCTAGTTGCCACTAAGCGTGGCTCATGGAGGAACACTCCTTTGCCTAGCAGCAAACATAGCTGCCCTTATTCACCTTGA